One Leptospiraceae bacterium genomic window, TGGTGCTACTGGTTATATGATTAGAAGATACCGGTAGGGCTATTCGTTCTTTTTATCGATGGAAGGTCAATATGACTGGCAGCACAATATATCGATTAAGCCGGTGCTCGTGCTGGATTTTTTGTACCTGATGAAACTACTTTTAAGTATATCAAAGGCAAAGACCATGCACTCAAAGGAAACTTTGATATAAACATAATTAAGGAAATGGGCATTCTTATATAGCAACCCCAGCCCAGGGCTGTTTTACTTTTGAGAGTAAGACGATTGTTTTAAAAAAGCAGAAGATATTTACTCCTACCGTCACATAGGGAACTTCTCCCAGTCAAGTTGGCAAGTTAGCAATTGATGTTGTCCCGAATCCTAATTCTGCGACTGATCCAACTGTTAAGAAATCTATCGAAGGCGCTCTTGCCTATATGGGATTACAAGCAGGTCAGAAGATAACAGACATTACCCTGAATAAAGTTTTCATCGGCTCTTGCACAAATTCTCGTATCGAAGACTTACGAATTGCCGCTTCTAGCGCTGTAAGAGGGAAAAAGTTTCCTCTAAAGTGACTGCGATTGTGGTTCCCGGCTCTGGCAGCGCGGGTCGTGTAAAGCGTCAGGCGGAAGCGGAAGGTCTGGATAAGATATTCGTCGAAGCTGGCTTTGAATGGAGAAATCCAGGTTGCTCTATGTGTCTTGCCATGATAATGACGTTTTCTCACGAGGAGATAGATGTGCTTCTACTTCTAATCGTAACTTCGAAGGACGTCAAGGTAAAGGCGGACGCACACACCTAGTTGGACCTGCAATGGCGGCTGCCGCTGCAATCGAAGGAAAATTTGTAGACATCAGGTATTGGAGTTAATCATGAAAGCAGATAACTTTGGTTGCGGCTCTTCTCGCGAGCACGCACCCTGGGCACTTGAAGACTATGGGTTTCGCTCGATCATTGCTCCTTCTTATGCAGATATTTTTTATAACAACTGCTTTAAGAATGGAATGCTTCCAATCGTTCTTCCTTCCGAACAAGTAGATGAACTTTTCAAGTATGTAGATTCTACTCCTAACGCAAAGTTAGAAATTGATCTAATGAGCCAAACTGTGAAAGCGGGTAATGGCAAATCCTACTCTTTTGATGTAGATCCATTTCGTAAAGACTGTCTCTACAGAGGTCTCGATGATATTGGATTAACGCTCGTTCATGAAAATTCTATTACTAGTTTTGAAAAACAAAGACGTAGTAAATTTAGAAAGTGTTTGAAAGAGAATAAAGGGAAATAAGAATTTACCACGGATGAACACAGATACACACGGATGGATTTGGCAAGGTCATTAAGTTAAGAATTACACAGTCATTTCGAACCTCAGTATGTGAGAAATCTATCTGACAAAAATAGTATGAAGTTAACCTTATACTATTTTTGTGGTATAGACCTTGCGAAGGCGTTGGGTTTGCGACTAAGCAAACGGGAGGACGGTTATACTGTTCGAGGTGACAGGAGTAAGCCCCTTATCGGTGTCCATCGGTGGTAAAAAAATTGTATTTAATATTTAAAGGAGAAAGTATGTTTAAAATTTTGTTAGTAGCAAGTTTAGTAGCGTTTAGTAGCATTGGCGTTGGAGCTCAGGATGTAAAAGACCTGATCGTAAAAGATGTAAAAGTAGGAACTGGAAAAGAAGCCAAAGATGGAAATACGGTTACTGTGCATTACACCGGAACTCTAACCAATGGTAAAAAGTTTGATAGTTCTGTTGGTAGAGGACCTTTCAGCTTTATACTTGGTCGTG contains:
- the leuD gene encoding 3-isopropylmalate dehydratase small subunit, yielding MKADNFGCGSSREHAPWALEDYGFRSIIAPSYADIFYNNCFKNGMLPIVLPSEQVDELFKYVDSTPNAKLEIDLMSQTVKAGNGKSYSFDVDPFRKDCLYRGLDDIGLTLVHENSITSFEKQRRSKFRKCLKENKGK